A region of Veillonellaceae bacterium DNA encodes the following proteins:
- a CDS encoding Rrf2 family transcriptional regulator, with protein sequence MKYSTKVSDAVHILSFIALNARESLTSQAIAESVRTNPAFVRQMMSSLRNAGLLTSIKGHAKPALSRDAKDISLLDVYRAVEGDKPLLHQDTHTNPECGVGVNIQLVIRDCYDQVQKKAEEEMASISMQDILDQYEKRLEKQGV encoded by the coding sequence ATGAAATACTCGACAAAAGTGAGCGATGCCGTCCACATCCTTTCCTTCATTGCGCTGAATGCGAGGGAAAGCCTGACGAGCCAGGCCATCGCAGAAAGCGTCAGGACGAACCCCGCCTTCGTGAGGCAGATGATGTCGTCCCTCAGAAACGCAGGTCTCCTGACAAGCATCAAAGGCCATGCCAAGCCGGCCCTCTCCCGGGATGCGAAGGACATATCCCTTCTGGACGTTTACCGCGCCGTCGAAGGCGACAAGCCCCTCCTCCATCAGGACACGCACACGAATCCGGAATGCGGCGTGGGCGTCAATATCCAGCTCGTCATCCGTGACTGCTACGACCAGGTGCAGAAAAAGGCAGAAGAGGAAATGGCCTCCATCAGCATGCAGGATATCCTGGACCAGTACGAGAAAAGGCTGGAAAAGCAGGGCGTCTGA
- a CDS encoding amidase family protein, protein MRNFEEITIKQVQEGYLSGEFSCEELVKWYLERIEKFNFQGPELRAMITVNPNALEEARRMDEYVKEHHALMGAMHGVPTILKDNFDTKDMETTAGSIALKGWRPPDDAFVTERLRKAGAVFLGKSNLHEFAIWGETISSILGQTLNPYDLTRTPGGSSGGTGAAIASNMGLAGLGTDTINSIRSPSSANSLVGIRPTLGLVSRTGIVPYSLTQDTAGPICRTVEDAARTLAVIAGYDPQDDETAWSAGHVKGSYADSLREDGLKGKRIGVLESLFGKEKVNESTNQVVRTALKAFVEQGAVLIPVKDNIDQVYLSNEVSVHLDDFRHDLDSYLQKLPKDWKIHSMKEILEQGLYHPFSKENMEDAMTREVGSLSYLKKLRNQKLMAKKIMNIMAENNLDAMVYPHQQQLVCKVGDHQLQRNGVLCSSIGFPSICVPAGFAPSEHAPIGVPVGMEIMGRPWTESLLIEIAYGFEQHTHFRKEPVL, encoded by the coding sequence ATGCGGAATTTTGAAGAAATTACGATCAAGCAGGTTCAGGAGGGGTATTTATCCGGGGAATTTTCCTGCGAAGAACTCGTCAAATGGTATCTGGAAAGAATAGAGAAATTTAATTTTCAGGGACCTGAGCTTCGCGCCATGATTACTGTGAATCCTAATGCTTTAGAAGAAGCTAGAAGAATGGATGAATATGTCAAAGAGCACCATGCCTTGATGGGGGCAATGCATGGAGTTCCGACCATTCTGAAAGACAACTTCGACACGAAGGATATGGAAACAACGGCCGGATCGATTGCGCTGAAAGGCTGGAGGCCTCCTGATGATGCTTTTGTCACTGAGCGGTTAAGAAAGGCCGGCGCTGTATTTCTTGGGAAATCCAATCTTCATGAATTTGCAATTTGGGGTGAAACAATCAGCTCTATACTGGGGCAGACTTTAAATCCGTATGACTTAACCAGAACGCCGGGGGGCTCTTCAGGTGGTACAGGTGCGGCTATTGCATCCAACATGGGACTGGCCGGCCTTGGCACTGATACTATCAATTCGATCCGTTCACCTTCTTCTGCTAATTCACTGGTCGGAATCCGCCCGACACTTGGCCTTGTCTCAAGAACTGGTATTGTTCCATACTCGCTGACGCAGGATACGGCCGGACCTATCTGCCGGACAGTAGAAGATGCGGCAAGGACTCTGGCGGTCATTGCCGGTTATGATCCACAGGATGATGAAACAGCCTGGTCTGCAGGGCATGTGAAAGGCTCATATGCTGATTCATTGCGTGAAGACGGTCTCAAAGGGAAACGAATAGGGGTGCTGGAGAGTCTGTTTGGCAAGGAAAAAGTCAATGAGTCTACGAATCAGGTAGTAAGAACTGCACTGAAAGCATTTGTAGAGCAGGGAGCAGTATTGATACCTGTTAAAGATAACATTGATCAGGTATACCTAAGCAATGAAGTATCCGTTCATCTGGACGATTTCCGTCATGATCTGGATAGTTATTTGCAAAAGCTGCCCAAGGATTGGAAGATTCATTCCATGAAGGAAATTCTGGAGCAGGGGCTCTATCATCCGTTCTCGAAAGAGAATATGGAAGATGCTATGACAAGAGAAGTCGGATCTCTGTCTTACCTGAAAAAGCTTAGAAATCAGAAGCTCATGGCGAAGAAGATTATGAATATCATGGCAGAGAACAATTTGGATGCCATGGTTTATCCACATCAGCAGCAGCTGGTCTGCAAAGTGGGAGATCACCAGCTTCAGAGAAATGGCGTTCTTTGTTCTTCCATCGGATTCCCGTCCATTTGTGTACCGGCAGGATTTGCCCCGAGTGAACATGCACCGATTGGAGTACCGGTAGGTATGGAAATCATGGGAAGGCCATGGACAGAGTCTCTGCTGATCGAAATTGCTTACGGATTTGAACAGCATACACATTTCAGAAAAGAACCCGTTCTGTAG
- a CDS encoding ferredoxin: MKRVIIGEKCIGCGICLHNKKYIEETTDGIARAIPGMMVTDKDLPDLEEVERICPIHELHLSSLKKETADSRVLAESKERLLEEMRDFRDHFKLKRPEFHPDPGYDITDLPLDYDYPEETFSSWDDANEALMKCFKNHVYDEDIRNMMTRQILARYKAERLSAYYLPADNPWSYFYEYNKDVQDLLGAVYARWDAVSPDESDLPESWKEIVVSPTADETCFSEFETSAWGMDDLEETVEDSVKSDSDEPYSHAYEIKELKKDTGFFRSNGAYVIDQYKALVDEYGKDLIQGINEGISKDIKFDDMFKKIFDTYERDMKHAIGEKIKELESK, encoded by the coding sequence ATGAAAAGAGTCATCATTGGAGAAAAGTGCATCGGCTGCGGCATCTGCCTGCACAATAAGAAATACATAGAAGAAACGACAGACGGCATCGCGCGTGCCATCCCGGGGATGATGGTCACGGATAAAGACCTTCCCGATCTGGAAGAAGTAGAGAGGATCTGCCCGATCCATGAACTGCATCTCTCGTCCCTCAAAAAGGAAACCGCTGACTCCCGCGTCCTTGCAGAATCAAAGGAGCGCCTTCTGGAAGAAATGAGGGATTTCAGGGATCATTTCAAGCTGAAAAGACCGGAATTCCATCCCGATCCCGGGTATGATATCACCGACCTCCCTCTTGATTATGATTATCCGGAAGAGACATTTTCCTCCTGGGACGACGCAAACGAGGCTCTCATGAAATGCTTCAAGAACCATGTCTATGACGAAGATATCCGCAACATGATGACGAGGCAGATCCTGGCCCGCTACAAGGCAGAGCGCCTCAGCGCCTACTACCTCCCGGCAGACAATCCGTGGAGCTATTTCTACGAATACAACAAAGACGTGCAGGACCTCCTCGGCGCCGTCTATGCCAGATGGGACGCCGTCTCACCCGACGAAAGCGACTTGCCCGAATCATGGAAGGAAATCGTAGTATCTCCAACGGCGGATGAGACCTGCTTCAGCGAATTTGAAACCTCCGCTTGGGGCATGGATGATTTAGAAGAAACCGTTGAGGACAGCGTAAAAAGCGACAGCGATGAACCGTATTCCCATGCCTATGAAATCAAGGAACTGAAAAAGGATACCGGCTTCTTCCGCTCCAACGGCGCCTACGTCATCGATCAGTACAAAGCCCTCGTCGATGAATACGGCAAAGACCTCATCCAGGGAATCAATGAAGGGATTTCCAAAGACATCAAGTTCGACGACATGTTCAAGAAAATCTTCGATACCTATGAAAGAGACATGAAACACGCCATCGGCGAGAAAATAAAAGAACTTGAAAGTAAATAG
- a CDS encoding DUF4926 domain-containing protein: MKPLDHVRLVIDYKGLPAETEGTIVHAYDDGTYEVEYFDNSALTIAVFPTPADVLEEVDEE, translated from the coding sequence ATGAAACCACTCGATCACGTACGACTTGTCATTGATTACAAAGGCCTGCCCGCTGAAACCGAAGGCACCATCGTCCATGCCTACGACGACGGCACTTACGAAGTCGAATACTTCGATAACAGCGCCCTCACCATCGCCGTCTTTCCGACACCTGCGGATGTCCTGGAAGAAGTCGACGAAGAATAA
- a CDS encoding TIGR00366 family protein, translating into MTKEVYHDKGGNFISSMGQVLLRLSLKYMPDASIFAIVLTFIAFALGVALTDQGPFQMVKNWYKGFWELLGFSMQMALIVITGSCVANAPAIKKWIDHIASIPKSAKSAVFTVTFVSIIVSFIHWGLSLIVGAILAKELAKNLRQEHIPFEYGLLAAGAYVGQMTWQGMLSSSIGLFISSPGHVMENLIGVVPMSQYMLNPMNIGVTIALAILPPLMATLLLPKSPDLYQPLDEEAIAAIEKESLNLKGRPEHPTVGEFLNYSPVLAWALGILGFTYIGYAFYTKGLNALDFNMLNAVFLFGGILLYGNIANYMVAFKDAVSGTAGIIFQFPLYAGIMGIVKYSGLVAVLANGMAGVSTETTFYFWTFISASIVNMFVPSGGGQWVVQGPVALESAKLIGADPIKTALMVGYGNTWTNMAQPFWAIALLGITGLKAKDIMGYSIGIMILSGIIFVAAAFL; encoded by the coding sequence ATGACTAAGGAGGTCTATCACGACAAAGGAGGGAACTTTATTTCCTCGATGGGTCAGGTACTGCTAAGGCTGTCTCTTAAGTACATGCCTGATGCAAGTATTTTCGCTATTGTTCTTACATTTATCGCTTTTGCACTGGGCGTGGCTTTAACAGATCAGGGGCCTTTCCAGATGGTTAAGAACTGGTACAAGGGATTCTGGGAGCTGCTGGGTTTCTCTATGCAGATGGCGTTGATCGTTATCACGGGCTCCTGCGTTGCCAATGCACCGGCAATTAAAAAATGGATTGATCATATTGCATCGATTCCGAAGAGCGCCAAGTCAGCCGTCTTTACGGTAACATTTGTAAGTATTATTGTATCGTTCATTCACTGGGGGTTGTCTCTGATTGTCGGAGCCATTCTTGCTAAGGAGTTGGCAAAAAACTTAAGGCAGGAGCATATTCCTTTTGAATACGGACTCCTGGCAGCAGGTGCCTATGTCGGCCAGATGACCTGGCAGGGGATGTTATCTTCGTCAATTGGTCTCTTCATTTCCTCCCCGGGGCATGTCATGGAAAACCTGATCGGCGTTGTCCCTATGAGCCAGTACATGCTGAATCCTATGAATATCGGTGTAACGATAGCTCTGGCGATTTTACCACCGCTTATGGCAACGCTTCTGCTTCCGAAAAGCCCTGATTTGTATCAGCCATTAGATGAAGAAGCTATTGCCGCCATTGAAAAGGAAAGCTTAAATCTGAAAGGAAGACCTGAACATCCAACCGTAGGCGAATTTCTGAATTACAGTCCGGTCCTGGCATGGGCACTCGGAATTCTCGGGTTCACCTATATTGGTTATGCTTTCTATACAAAAGGGCTGAATGCATTGGATTTCAATATGCTTAATGCGGTATTCCTATTTGGAGGGATTCTTCTCTATGGAAATATAGCTAATTACATGGTCGCCTTCAAAGATGCAGTCAGTGGTACTGCCGGAATTATTTTCCAGTTCCCTCTTTATGCGGGCATCATGGGTATTGTCAAGTATTCCGGACTGGTCGCTGTTCTGGCAAATGGCATGGCAGGGGTTAGTACGGAGACTACATTCTACTTCTGGACCTTTATTTCTGCTTCGATTGTGAACATGTTCGTACCTTCCGGCGGCGGACAGTGGGTCGTACAGGGACCTGTCGCTCTCGAATCTGCAAAGCTGATTGGCGCTGATCCGATCAAGACAGCATTGATGGTTGGTTACGGGAATACATGGACGAATATGGCTCAGCCATTCTGGGCGATTGCTCTCTTGGGCATTACGGGTCTTAAGGCGAAAGACATTATGGGATATTCCATCGGTATCATGATTTTGTCCGGTATTATCTTTGTTGCAGCAGCATTTTTATAA
- a CDS encoding arsenate reductase ArsC — translation MNKNKPRVAFLCTHNACRSQIAEALGRKLAGDVFELFSAGTEKQDHLDPGAVEWMKELHGVDMEKTQKSKTLRDIPAPDIVILMGCGIACPAMKAAYEENWGLDDPSGKSREEYEKTIRIIEQHILDLKEKIQKER, via the coding sequence ATGAATAAAAATAAACCGAGAGTGGCTTTCCTCTGCACGCACAATGCTTGCCGCAGCCAGATCGCAGAAGCTCTGGGAAGGAAACTGGCGGGAGATGTTTTCGAACTCTTTTCAGCCGGTACGGAAAAGCAGGATCATCTTGACCCGGGCGCCGTCGAATGGATGAAAGAGCTGCATGGCGTAGACATGGAAAAGACGCAGAAGAGTAAGACGCTCAGGGATATCCCGGCGCCGGACATCGTCATTCTCATGGGATGCGGCATAGCCTGCCCGGCCATGAAGGCCGCTTACGAAGAGAACTGGGGGCTTGACGATCCATCCGGAAAATCCAGGGAAGAATACGAGAAAACAATAAGAATCATAGAACAGCACATTCTGGACCTGAAAGAGAAAATCCAGAAAGAACGTTAG
- a CDS encoding DUF4352 domain-containing protein — MKWKKLGMGIAVLLAVGTLAGCGAKTVKNEQITLDLSFGQRAGTYTGEVNETSIPNGKGKFVSKNSSGMEWTYEGQFKEGHFDGKGKTEWPAIGVVKEGTYKNDRLNGEGRMYKKNGDKTYEYKGNFTAGLPMESKVIELNQQTTFDDWTYKATKVETQDSIGNRQAGGKYILVTVDETNNGDSARQPGADSFFMVVDKTNGDRYSMDTDASLALMDVTGDWSIPWILSSVGPGETADGIVYVFDIPKDADLSNYLLLPTRSMGGVAPIQLAEKETLK, encoded by the coding sequence ATGAAATGGAAAAAACTGGGCATGGGGATTGCCGTCCTGCTGGCTGTCGGAACACTGGCAGGCTGCGGTGCTAAGACTGTCAAGAACGAACAGATCACACTGGATCTTTCCTTCGGACAGAGAGCGGGAACCTATACGGGCGAGGTCAATGAAACGAGCATTCCGAACGGAAAAGGAAAGTTCGTTTCCAAGAACTCTTCAGGCATGGAATGGACCTATGAAGGCCAGTTCAAGGAAGGCCACTTCGACGGCAAGGGCAAGACAGAATGGCCGGCCATCGGCGTCGTCAAGGAAGGCACCTATAAGAACGACCGCCTGAACGGCGAAGGCAGGATGTACAAGAAGAACGGGGACAAGACATACGAATACAAGGGGAACTTCACGGCGGGCCTTCCTATGGAATCCAAGGTCATAGAACTCAACCAGCAGACCACCTTTGACGACTGGACCTATAAAGCCACGAAAGTAGAGACACAAGACTCCATCGGAAACAGGCAGGCTGGCGGCAAGTACATCCTTGTCACCGTGGACGAAACGAATAACGGAGACAGCGCCCGCCAGCCAGGCGCAGACAGCTTCTTCATGGTCGTCGATAAAACAAACGGCGACCGCTACAGCATGGATACTGATGCCTCCCTGGCGCTCATGGACGTCACAGGTGACTGGAGCATCCCATGGATACTCTCCTCCGTCGGACCTGGAGAAACAGCAGATGGCATCGTCTACGTCTTTGACATCCCGAAAGATGCGGACCTATCCAATTACCTTCTCCTCCCGACAAGAAGCATGGGCGGCGTAGCTCCGATCCAGCTCGCGGAAAAAGAAACACTGAAATAG
- a CDS encoding HD domain-containing protein → MNIPSSIASDYARWRKFLHDNVRFLMKGSEIHTEEHCACVLLFALLIAEEMKLPQDDREALGAASVFHDSRRMEDGYDTGHGDRAAAYYREYCEKGGLSFDQRVFDVMSFHDRDDTLGIEAMKQKKPPLKDEILLYKIFKDADALDRFRLGPNGLDPRFLRTKEAKELVPCARKVWEESKK, encoded by the coding sequence ATGAATATTCCTTCTTCCATCGCATCCGATTATGCCCGCTGGCGCAAGTTTCTTCATGACAACGTGCGCTTCCTTATGAAGGGCAGCGAGATACACACTGAAGAACATTGCGCCTGCGTCCTTCTCTTTGCCCTCCTCATTGCAGAAGAAATGAAACTTCCTCAAGATGACCGCGAAGCCCTTGGCGCCGCTTCCGTTTTCCACGACTCCCGCCGCATGGAAGACGGCTACGATACCGGCCACGGCGACAGAGCCGCTGCATATTACAGGGAATACTGCGAAAAAGGCGGTCTTTCCTTCGATCAGCGCGTATTCGACGTCATGAGCTTTCACGACAGGGACGATACCCTCGGCATCGAAGCCATGAAACAGAAGAAACCGCCGCTCAAGGACGAGATTCTCCTTTATAAAATATTCAAGGACGCCGACGCCCTCGACCGCTTCCGCCTGGGACCCAACGGCCTCGATCCAAGATTCCTCCGGACAAAAGAAGCCAAAGAGCTCGTGCCCTGCGCCAGGAAGGTATGGGAAGAGAGCAAGAAATAG
- a CDS encoding HutP family protein: protein MNFDEFLIDPKAGVEECRLAILLALTPTAEMEKELIAKYKEMGIRSGVTMISGFGISSQSHIIRSVINLCLNLDIISRKKEHIHPVAHCVLETTQSTRASDAIGQNFCFKAAVVRKGSHFALCFYGDLAMHELSGHKTIGVGFQILGE, encoded by the coding sequence ATGAACTTTGATGAATTCTTAATTGATCCTAAGGCAGGAGTAGAGGAATGCAGGCTGGCTATCTTGCTTGCATTGACACCGACTGCCGAGATGGAAAAGGAGCTGATCGCCAAGTATAAAGAGATGGGAATCCGCAGCGGCGTGACGATGATTTCAGGGTTTGGCATTTCTTCGCAGTCTCATATTATACGAAGCGTAATAAACCTGTGCCTAAATCTGGATATCATCTCCCGTAAGAAGGAACATATTCATCCGGTAGCGCATTGTGTACTTGAAACTACGCAGAGTACAAGAGCATCGGACGCGATTGGGCAGAATTTCTGCTTCAAAGCAGCAGTTGTCCGCAAGGGAAGTCATTTCGCTCTTTGCTTCTATGGCGATCTGGCTATGCATGAACTTTCCGGGCACAAGACAATCGGTGTGGGATTCCAGATTTTGGGAGAATAA